The following are encoded together in the Streptomyces tsukubensis genome:
- a CDS encoding nitrate reductase subunit alpha — MCALSCACLPSGHERTEGALVTEAKTTPTEPDAALLRAGRFFRRGTPSADLHSVALKGGRQGDTFYRDRWSHDKVVNSTHGVNCTGSCRWKVYVKDGIITWETQETDYPSVGPDRPEYEPRGCPRGAAFSWYTYSPTRVRYPYIRGVLVEMYREARLRLGDPVLAWADIQDDPERRRRYQRARGKGGLVRATWDEAVEIVAAAHVHTIKKYGPDRVAGFSPIPAMSMVSHAAGARFMSLIGAPMLSFYDWYADLPVASPQVFGDQTDVPESGDWWDAAYLMMWGSNVPVTRTPDAHWMAEARYRGQKVVVVAPDYADNAKFADEWLHPHPGTDGALALAMGHVILKEFFVDRQTEFFSAYVRQYTDLPFLVTLTERDGAHVPAKFLRASDLGDTGEGGEWKTVVLDGATGRPAVPGGSLGFRWTESGKGRWNLDLGEIEPVLTLYGSEFATGVEVLLPRFDTEGGAHGQGRGDVLRRGVPATRLGGQEGPLVTTVFDLLLAQYGVGRAGLPGRWPRGYEDAESPGTPAWQETHTSVPAGSAVRIAREFARTAEKSKGRCMILMGAGTNHWFHSETIYRTFLALLQLTGCQGRNGGGWAHYVGQEKCRPSTGWATLAGGVDWGRPPRQMIGAAYWFLHTDQWRYDTFGADVLSSPLGTGRFDGMTGADCLAQSARAGWMPSYPTFDRNPLDLADEVAGDDPAGAVVERLTSGSLNFACEDPDAPGNWPRVLTLWRANLLGSSAKGAEYFTKHLLGTHSSLRAEEASPEQRPRDVTWHERAPEGKLDLLLSLDFRQTSSTLLSDVVLPAATWYEKHDLSTTDMHPYVHAFTPAVDPPWQARTDFDTFHALAKRLSELAVDHLGVRKDVVATPLQHDTPGETAQPGGVVLDWRRGDCAPVPGRTMPNLVVVERDYTAIGAKFAALGPLVEKLGLPAKGITLHPEQEVEELKARNGTAHGGPADGRPLLDTAIKAANTILALSGTTNGRLATQGFRTLEARTGQPMARLAAEHEGKRVTYADTQAAPVPVITSPEWSGSEKGGRRYTAFTQNTEELKPWHTLTGRQHFFLDHDWIHELGEALPVYRPPLDMNRLFGEGRLGPDGQREVTVRYLTPHNKWSIHSEYQDNLFMLSLSRGGQVIWMAPQDADAIGVRDNDWIEAVNRNGVVVARAVVSHRMPEGTVYMHHAQERTVNVPKTETTGKRGGTHNSLTRLILKPSHLIGGYAQLTWAFNYLGPTGNQRDEVTVVRRRSQDVTY, encoded by the coding sequence ATGTGTGCTTTGTCGTGTGCGTGCCTACCTTCGGGGCACGAGAGGACCGAGGGAGCACTGGTGACGGAAGCGAAGACCACCCCGACGGAGCCGGACGCCGCGCTGCTGCGGGCGGGGAGGTTCTTCCGCCGCGGGACCCCGTCGGCCGACCTGCACAGTGTCGCTCTCAAGGGCGGCAGGCAGGGCGACACGTTCTACCGGGATCGCTGGAGTCACGACAAGGTCGTGAATTCGACGCACGGCGTGAACTGCACCGGCTCGTGCCGGTGGAAGGTGTACGTCAAGGACGGGATCATCACCTGGGAGACCCAGGAGACCGACTACCCTTCCGTCGGCCCCGACCGTCCGGAGTACGAGCCCCGCGGCTGCCCGCGCGGCGCCGCCTTCTCCTGGTACACCTACTCGCCGACCCGGGTGCGCTACCCGTACATCAGGGGCGTACTCGTGGAGATGTACCGCGAGGCCAGGCTGCGGCTCGGTGACCCGGTGCTCGCCTGGGCCGACATCCAGGACGACCCGGAGCGCAGACGCCGCTACCAGCGGGCGCGCGGCAAGGGCGGACTGGTGCGGGCCACCTGGGACGAGGCGGTGGAGATCGTCGCCGCCGCGCATGTGCACACCATCAAGAAGTACGGCCCCGACCGGGTGGCGGGGTTCTCGCCGATCCCCGCCATGTCGATGGTGTCGCACGCGGCGGGCGCCCGTTTCATGAGTCTCATCGGGGCTCCGATGCTCTCCTTCTACGACTGGTACGCGGACCTGCCCGTGGCCTCCCCGCAGGTCTTCGGTGACCAGACCGACGTTCCCGAGTCCGGCGACTGGTGGGATGCCGCGTATCTGATGATGTGGGGCTCGAACGTACCGGTGACCCGGACGCCCGACGCCCACTGGATGGCGGAGGCCAGGTACCGGGGGCAGAAGGTCGTCGTGGTGGCGCCGGACTACGCGGACAACGCGAAGTTCGCCGACGAGTGGCTGCACCCGCATCCCGGCACGGACGGCGCGCTGGCTCTCGCCATGGGCCATGTGATCCTCAAGGAGTTCTTCGTCGACCGTCAGACGGAGTTCTTCTCCGCGTACGTACGGCAATACACCGACCTGCCGTTCCTCGTGACGCTGACCGAGCGGGACGGCGCTCACGTCCCCGCGAAGTTCCTGCGCGCCTCGGACCTGGGCGACACGGGCGAGGGCGGCGAGTGGAAGACGGTCGTCCTCGACGGGGCGACCGGGCGGCCCGCGGTGCCGGGCGGCTCGCTGGGCTTCCGCTGGACCGAGTCGGGCAAGGGCCGGTGGAACCTGGATCTCGGTGAGATCGAACCGGTGCTCACCCTGTACGGCTCGGAGTTCGCGACCGGGGTGGAGGTGCTGCTGCCCCGGTTCGACACGGAGGGCGGCGCCCACGGCCAGGGCCGCGGCGACGTGCTGCGGCGCGGGGTCCCCGCGACCCGGTTGGGCGGTCAGGAAGGCCCGCTGGTGACGACCGTCTTCGATCTGCTGCTCGCCCAGTACGGCGTGGGCCGTGCGGGACTGCCCGGCCGGTGGCCGCGCGGGTATGAGGACGCCGAGAGCCCCGGCACCCCGGCCTGGCAGGAGACGCACACCTCGGTGCCCGCGGGCTCGGCGGTGAGGATCGCGAGGGAGTTCGCGCGCACCGCGGAGAAGTCCAAGGGCCGTTGCATGATTTTGATGGGCGCGGGCACCAACCACTGGTTCCACTCGGAGACCATCTACCGCACCTTCCTCGCCCTGCTCCAGCTGACCGGATGCCAGGGACGCAACGGCGGCGGCTGGGCACACTACGTGGGCCAGGAGAAGTGCAGGCCCTCCACCGGCTGGGCGACGCTGGCGGGCGGGGTCGACTGGGGCAGGCCACCGCGCCAGATGATCGGCGCCGCCTACTGGTTCCTCCACACCGACCAGTGGCGCTACGACACCTTCGGCGCCGATGTCCTCTCCTCGCCGCTGGGCACCGGGCGGTTCGACGGTATGACGGGGGCAGACTGCCTGGCCCAGTCGGCGCGGGCCGGGTGGATGCCGTCGTACCCCACCTTCGACCGCAACCCCCTGGACCTCGCGGACGAGGTGGCGGGGGACGATCCGGCGGGCGCGGTGGTCGAGCGGCTCACGTCGGGGAGCCTCAACTTTGCCTGCGAGGACCCGGACGCACCGGGGAACTGGCCACGGGTGCTGACCCTGTGGCGGGCCAACCTGCTGGGTTCCTCCGCGAAGGGCGCCGAGTACTTCACCAAGCACCTGCTCGGCACCCACTCGTCGCTGCGGGCCGAGGAGGCGTCACCGGAGCAGCGGCCACGCGATGTGACCTGGCACGAGCGGGCCCCTGAGGGCAAACTCGACCTGCTGCTGTCGCTCGACTTCCGCCAGACGTCGTCCACCCTTCTCTCCGATGTCGTGCTGCCCGCGGCCACCTGGTACGAGAAGCACGACCTTTCGACGACGGACATGCACCCCTACGTGCACGCCTTCACCCCGGCCGTGGACCCGCCGTGGCAGGCGCGTACCGACTTCGACACCTTCCACGCCCTCGCGAAGAGGCTGAGCGAACTGGCCGTCGACCACCTCGGCGTACGCAAGGACGTGGTGGCGACCCCGCTCCAGCACGACACACCCGGCGAGACGGCCCAGCCGGGCGGAGTGGTGCTGGACTGGCGGCGCGGTGACTGCGCGCCCGTACCGGGCAGGACCATGCCGAATCTGGTGGTCGTGGAGCGCGACTACACGGCGATCGGGGCGAAGTTCGCGGCCCTCGGTCCACTGGTGGAGAAGTTGGGGCTGCCCGCCAAGGGGATCACGCTCCACCCGGAGCAGGAGGTGGAGGAGCTGAAGGCGCGCAACGGGACGGCACACGGCGGCCCCGCTGACGGCAGGCCCCTGCTGGACACGGCGATCAAGGCGGCCAATACGATCCTCGCGCTGTCGGGCACGACCAACGGCCGGCTCGCCACTCAGGGCTTCAGGACGCTGGAGGCCCGTACGGGGCAGCCGATGGCGCGGCTGGCCGCCGAGCACGAGGGAAAGCGGGTCACCTACGCGGACACCCAGGCGGCGCCGGTGCCGGTGATCACCTCACCCGAGTGGTCGGGCAGCGAGAAGGGCGGCCGGCGCTACACGGCGTTCACGCAGAACACGGAGGAGCTGAAGCCGTGGCACACGCTCACGGGACGGCAGCACTTCTTCCTCGACCACGACTGGATCCACGAGCTGGGCGAGGCGCTGCCCGTCTACCGGCCGCCCCTCGACATGAACCGCCTCTTCGGAGAGGGGCGCCTGGGACCGGACGGCCAACGTGAGGTGACAGTGCGGTACTTGACACCGCACAACAAGTGGTCGATCCACTCCGAGTACCAGGACAACCTGTTCATGCTGTCGCTCTCGCGCGGCGGTCAGGTCATCTGGATGGCGCCGCAGGACGCGGACGCCATCGGCGTCAGGGACAACGACTGGATCGAGGCGGTCAACCGCAACGGTGTGGTGGTGGCGCGGGCCGTCGTCTCGCACCGGATGCCCGAGGGCACCGTCTACATGCACCACGCGCAGGAGCGCACGGTCAATGTGCCGAAGACGGAGACGACGGGCAAGCGGGGCGGCACCCACAACTCGCTGACCCGCCTCATCCTCAAACCCAGCCATCTCATCGGCGGCTACGCGCAGCTCACCTGGGCGTTCAACTACCTCGGCCCGACGGGCAACCAGCGCGACGAGGTCACCGTCGTCCGCCGCCGTTCGCAGGACGTGACGTACTGA
- a CDS encoding FAD-dependent oxidoreductase — translation MRPRTDGRPRIAVIGGGPAGLALARVLHRHGHPVTVLERDPARDARPAGGTLDLHEGLGQLALEKAGLLKEFQALSRPEGQAMRILDTEGTVLRDWRPRPDDRANPEIDRGQLRDLLLGPLAVRWGRAVTEVVPGSRDGVLVRFADGRQETYDLVIGADGAWSRVRPAVSPATPQYTGVTFVETSLDDVDTRHPDLARLVGDGSVAVYGVNRALVAQRNSGGHVKVYAQFRVDLDPHTDPDPDRPMDPSQRADRDLPQADTDTDTATGTSTGTGTGTGTGTSDAARDGVENKPDDADTVRSNLLALFDGWADPVLGLLRHGTTFAHRPLYILPVSHTWPHVPGVTLLGDAAHLMPPLGAGANLAMLEGAELAESIAAAPGPEELDEAVRAFEERMWERAGRWARITTAGLDRLVSPDPSEALAVFDEVQPS, via the coding sequence ATGAGACCCCGTACCGATGGACGACCCCGTATCGCCGTGATCGGCGGCGGACCCGCCGGCCTTGCCCTCGCCCGTGTCCTGCACCGTCATGGTCACCCTGTCACCGTCCTCGAACGCGATCCCGCCCGCGACGCACGTCCCGCGGGCGGCACGCTGGACCTGCACGAGGGGCTGGGCCAACTGGCTCTGGAGAAGGCGGGGTTGCTGAAGGAGTTCCAGGCGCTGTCCCGTCCCGAGGGGCAGGCCATGCGCATCCTGGACACGGAGGGGACCGTCCTCCGCGACTGGCGGCCCCGCCCGGACGACCGGGCCAACCCCGAGATCGACCGAGGGCAACTCCGTGACCTGCTGCTCGGGCCGCTGGCCGTACGGTGGGGACGCGCCGTGACAGAGGTGGTACCGGGGAGCCGGGACGGTGTGCTGGTCCGTTTCGCGGACGGGCGCCAGGAGACGTACGACCTGGTGATCGGCGCGGACGGCGCCTGGTCCCGGGTCCGCCCCGCGGTCTCGCCCGCGACACCGCAGTACACCGGCGTCACCTTTGTCGAGACCTCCCTGGACGACGTCGACACCCGCCACCCCGACCTCGCCCGTCTGGTCGGGGACGGTTCCGTGGCCGTGTACGGCGTGAACCGCGCGCTCGTCGCCCAGCGCAACAGCGGCGGCCACGTCAAGGTGTACGCCCAGTTCCGGGTGGATCTGGACCCGCACACGGACCCGGACCCGGACCGGCCCATGGACCCGAGCCAACGCGCGGACCGGGACCTGCCCCAGGCCGACACAGACACCGACACCGCTACCGGCACCAGCACCGGCACCGGCACCGGCACCGGCACCGGCACCAGCGACGCTGCCAGGGACGGTGTCGAGAACAAGCCCGACGACGCCGACACCGTGCGATCAAACCTGCTGGCGCTGTTCGACGGCTGGGCCGACCCCGTCCTCGGCCTTCTCCGTCACGGCACGACTTTCGCCCACCGCCCCCTCTACATCCTTCCCGTCTCCCATACCTGGCCCCACGTCCCCGGAGTGACGCTCCTGGGAGACGCCGCCCACCTGATGCCCCCGTTGGGGGCGGGCGCGAACCTCGCGATGCTGGAGGGCGCAGAACTCGCGGAGTCCATCGCCGCCGCTCCAGGCCCTGAGGAACTGGACGAGGCCGTCCGCGCCTTCGAGGAACGGATGTGGGAGCGAGCCGGCAGGTGGGCGAGGATCACGACAGCCGGCCTGGACCGCCTCGTGAGCCCGGACCCCTCCGAAGCTCTCGCCGTCTTCGACGAGGTCCAGCCTTCCTGA
- a CDS encoding 4a-hydroxytetrahydrobiopterin dehydratase — MAVKPLSSQEIEDRLGELPGWSVDESTLTRIYRLGSHFAAAALVTHIARTQDELDHHADVTLGYNTVELSVNTHSVGGAITGLDFDLAHRVEGLAPAHGAR; from the coding sequence ATGGCCGTGAAACCGCTGTCGAGCCAGGAGATCGAGGACCGGCTCGGCGAACTGCCCGGCTGGTCCGTCGACGAGTCCACCCTCACCCGGATCTACCGGCTGGGATCGCACTTCGCCGCCGCGGCGCTCGTCACGCACATCGCCCGCACGCAGGACGAACTCGACCACCACGCCGATGTCACCCTCGGCTACAACACCGTCGAGCTGTCCGTGAACACCCACAGCGTCGGCGGCGCCATCACCGGGCTGGACTTCGACCTGGCGCACCGGGTCGAGGGGCTGGCCCCGGCTCACGGGGCGCGCTGA
- a CDS encoding aldo/keto reductase, translating to MPQLGFGVWQVPDDEATTAVALALEAGYRSIDTAAFYENETGTGKALADSGIAREELFVTTKLFNSEQGYDSTLRAFDASIDKLGLDYVDLYLIHWPCPDRNSYLDTYKAFEKLYADGRVKAIGVSNFLPEHLERLIDATSVVPAVNQIELHPQLQQRELREFHAERGIATEAWSPLGQGKGLLEVPAIVAIAQKHGRTPAQVVLRWHVQIGNVVIPKSVTPSRIKENFDVFGFELDTEDMAAIGALNEDRRLGGHPNEVN from the coding sequence ATGCCCCAGCTCGGTTTCGGTGTCTGGCAGGTGCCGGACGACGAGGCCACCACGGCCGTCGCTCTCGCCCTTGAGGCGGGTTACCGCTCCATCGACACCGCCGCGTTCTACGAGAACGAGACGGGCACCGGGAAGGCCCTCGCGGACTCCGGCATCGCCCGCGAGGAGTTGTTCGTCACCACCAAGCTGTTCAACTCCGAGCAGGGGTACGACTCGACGCTGCGCGCCTTCGACGCGTCGATCGACAAGCTCGGCCTGGACTACGTCGACCTGTACCTGATCCACTGGCCCTGCCCGGACCGAAACAGTTACCTCGACACGTACAAGGCGTTCGAGAAGCTGTACGCGGACGGCAGGGTCAAGGCCATCGGCGTGTCGAATTTCCTGCCCGAGCACTTGGAGCGGCTGATCGACGCCACTTCGGTGGTCCCCGCGGTCAACCAGATCGAGCTGCACCCTCAGCTCCAGCAGCGAGAGCTGCGGGAGTTCCACGCGGAGCGGGGGATCGCCACCGAGGCCTGGTCGCCGCTGGGCCAGGGCAAGGGCCTCCTTGAGGTGCCCGCCATCGTCGCCATCGCCCAGAAGCACGGCAGGACGCCCGCCCAGGTGGTGCTGCGCTGGCACGTGCAGATCGGCAATGTCGTGATCCCGAAGTCCGTGACGCCCTCGCGGATCAAGGAGAACTTCGACGTCTTCGGCTTCGAGCTCGACACCGAGGACATGGCCGCGATCGGCGCCCTCAACGAGGACCGCAGGCTGGGCGGCCACCCCAACGAGGTCAACTGA
- a CDS encoding AMP-dependent synthetase/ligase gives MREFTQPPLASAPPVGGLADVVFERAEEDPARIAFARKVGGRWLDVTAARFRDEVVAVAKGFLAQGVRFGDRVAIMSRTRYEWTLFDFALWTIGAQVVPVYATSSADQVLWMLHDAEVVACVVEHEDHAMTIGSVVDRLPRLRRIWQLDAGAETELTEAGALVDDDVVHRHRRAVTPDSVATIIYTSGTTGRPKGCVISHANFMFEADTMTGRWEPVFQTRRDAEASTLLFLPLAHVFGRMVQIAAVRGGVKLGHQPQLNAAVLLPDLAVFRPTFVLAVPYIFEKIYHGARRKAELEGKEGPFDKAVDVAVRYAQALEQKAFGTGPGPSANLRLQHQFFDKVVYSKVREAVGGRVRHAMSGGSGMDRRLGLFYAGAGISIYEGYGLTETTAAAAANPPERTRYGTVGQAIPGTTVRIADDGEVWVHGGHVFQGYLNTPRSARTAPHDGWFATGDLGVLDEDGYLTITGRKKEILVTSSGKSVSPGRLEERVRDHPLVAQCIVVGNDRPYISALITLDAEAIEHWLAMRGKPYAKPASLVRDPDLEVEVRRAVVAANTLVSQAESIRTFRILARQFTEEQGLLTPSLKLKRRAIEEAYSAEVDALYQH, from the coding sequence TTGCGCGAGTTCACCCAGCCTCCCCTGGCGTCGGCCCCGCCGGTGGGCGGTCTGGCCGACGTCGTCTTCGAACGCGCGGAAGAGGACCCCGCACGGATCGCCTTCGCCCGGAAGGTGGGTGGCCGATGGCTCGATGTGACGGCCGCCCGCTTCAGGGACGAGGTGGTGGCCGTCGCCAAGGGGTTTCTCGCGCAGGGCGTGCGCTTCGGCGACCGGGTCGCCATCATGTCCCGCACCCGCTACGAGTGGACCCTCTTCGACTTCGCCCTGTGGACCATCGGCGCCCAGGTGGTGCCCGTCTACGCCACCTCCTCGGCCGACCAGGTGCTCTGGATGCTGCACGACGCGGAGGTGGTGGCCTGCGTCGTCGAGCACGAGGACCACGCGATGACCATCGGCTCCGTCGTGGACCGGCTGCCGAGGCTGCGCAGGATCTGGCAGCTCGACGCCGGCGCCGAGACCGAACTGACCGAGGCCGGCGCCCTAGTAGACGACGATGTCGTACACCGTCACCGCCGCGCGGTGACCCCCGACTCGGTGGCGACGATCATCTACACCTCGGGCACCACGGGCCGCCCCAAGGGCTGTGTCATCTCCCACGCGAACTTCATGTTCGAGGCGGACACCATGACGGGACGCTGGGAGCCGGTCTTCCAGACGCGGCGCGACGCGGAGGCGTCGACACTCCTCTTCCTCCCGCTGGCCCACGTATTCGGCCGCATGGTGCAGATAGCCGCCGTACGGGGCGGGGTGAAACTCGGCCACCAGCCCCAGTTGAACGCGGCGGTCCTCCTGCCCGACCTGGCGGTGTTCCGGCCGACCTTCGTTCTCGCCGTGCCGTACATCTTCGAGAAGATCTACCACGGGGCGCGCCGCAAGGCGGAACTCGAAGGGAAGGAGGGCCCCTTCGACAAGGCGGTGGACGTGGCGGTGCGGTACGCCCAGGCGCTGGAGCAGAAGGCGTTCGGCACCGGTCCGGGCCCCTCGGCCAACCTCCGTCTCCAGCACCAGTTCTTCGACAAGGTCGTGTACTCCAAGGTTCGGGAGGCGGTCGGCGGCCGGGTTCGGCACGCCATGTCGGGCGGCTCGGGCATGGACCGCAGACTCGGGCTCTTCTACGCCGGGGCGGGGATCTCGATCTACGAGGGCTACGGCCTCACCGAGACGACCGCCGCGGCGGCCGCCAATCCACCGGAGCGGACGCGGTACGGCACGGTGGGCCAGGCGATCCCGGGGACCACGGTGCGGATCGCGGACGACGGGGAGGTGTGGGTCCACGGCGGCCACGTCTTCCAGGGCTATCTGAACACCCCGAGGTCGGCCAGGACCGCGCCGCACGACGGCTGGTTCGCCACAGGAGACCTCGGTGTGCTGGACGAGGACGGCTATCTGACCATCACGGGGCGGAAGAAGGAAATCCTGGTCACCTCCAGCGGCAAGAGTGTCTCGCCCGGCCGGCTCGAAGAGCGGGTGCGCGACCATCCGCTGGTGGCGCAGTGCATCGTCGTGGGCAACGACCGCCCCTACATCTCCGCACTCATCACGCTGGACGCGGAGGCCATCGAGCACTGGCTCGCCATGCGCGGCAAGCCGTACGCCAAACCCGCGTCGCTGGTCAGGGACCCCGACCTCGAAGTGGAGGTGCGGCGGGCCGTGGTGGCGGCCAACACCCTTGTCTCCCAGGCGGAGTCGATCAGGACGTTCCGGATACTGGCCCGCCAGTTCACCGAGGAGCAGGGGCTGCTCACCCCGTCACTGAAGCTGAAGCGCAGAGCGATCGAGGAGGCCTACTCCGCGGAGGTGGACGCCCTCTACCAGCACTGA
- a CDS encoding MFS transporter: protein MRTWGPLVAVCLGTFMLLLDVTIVIVALPDMHSTLGASFSQMQWVVDIYALALAALLLGAGAAADAVGRRAVYVGGTTLFALASLACGLSTSPGMLIAMRAVQGVGGAAMFATTLSLLGAAYQGRRRSVALGVWGAVSGAAAALGPVLGGMLVQWLDWRWIFLVNVPVSVVAVWLTLRVVAGGRGKGSGRIDWAGTASFTVFAGVATFGVVRAGEEGWTSAVTGWTLALAVLALVVFVVVERRVARPLLDLRLFLRPSFTVVMLGALAFNAAAFGVLPYTSVWLQTLLGMSPVHAGLSMLPLAGVSFVVAAVGGRLLHGVAPRWLLGGGLVLIGAGTLAQAVLDAHSSATTLFAGLAVAGVGTGLVSPALGGAALSSVPPEKAGMAGGAVNTFRQLGYALGVAAFGTVVTSGMTDSLRASTHDPAGAAHTLAGGAASALRGSVPEGALRSAFASGLNGAALVAGIVGIVGGAAVLLLMRPSGGGARGRAAGGATSGGATSGSATSGSATSGSATSGVRL from the coding sequence ATGCGTACATGGGGACCGCTCGTCGCGGTCTGTCTTGGCACTTTCATGCTGCTGCTCGACGTGACGATCGTGATCGTCGCTCTGCCCGACATGCACAGCACCCTCGGAGCTTCCTTCTCGCAGATGCAGTGGGTGGTGGACATCTACGCGCTGGCGCTCGCCGCGCTGCTGCTCGGCGCGGGCGCCGCCGCCGACGCCGTGGGCAGGCGGGCCGTGTACGTGGGCGGCACCACACTGTTCGCGCTGGCCTCGCTGGCCTGCGGGCTCTCCACCTCGCCGGGGATGCTGATCGCGATGCGCGCGGTGCAGGGGGTGGGCGGAGCGGCGATGTTCGCGACGACTCTCTCCCTTCTCGGCGCCGCCTACCAGGGCAGGCGGCGCTCCGTGGCGCTCGGCGTGTGGGGCGCGGTGTCGGGGGCCGCGGCCGCTCTCGGACCGGTACTGGGCGGGATGCTCGTGCAATGGCTCGACTGGCGGTGGATCTTCCTGGTCAACGTGCCCGTGAGTGTGGTGGCCGTCTGGCTCACCCTGCGGGTCGTCGCGGGCGGGCGCGGCAAGGGTTCGGGCCGCATCGACTGGGCGGGCACGGCGTCCTTCACCGTCTTCGCCGGGGTCGCGACCTTCGGTGTGGTGCGCGCGGGTGAGGAGGGCTGGACCTCCGCGGTCACCGGATGGACGCTGGCACTCGCCGTGCTCGCCCTCGTGGTGTTCGTGGTCGTGGAGCGCCGGGTGGCCCGTCCTCTGCTCGATCTGAGGCTGTTCCTGCGCCCCTCGTTCACCGTGGTGATGCTCGGCGCGCTGGCGTTCAACGCGGCCGCCTTCGGGGTGCTGCCCTACACCTCGGTCTGGTTGCAGACACTGCTCGGGATGAGCCCGGTGCACGCGGGCCTCTCGATGCTGCCGCTGGCCGGGGTGTCGTTCGTGGTGGCCGCTGTGGGTGGGCGGCTGCTGCACGGGGTGGCGCCACGCTGGCTCCTCGGCGGCGGGCTCGTACTGATCGGCGCGGGCACCCTGGCTCAGGCCGTACTGGACGCGCACTCGTCCGCGACCACACTCTTCGCCGGGCTCGCCGTGGCGGGTGTCGGCACGGGGCTGGTCTCCCCCGCGCTCGGCGGGGCGGCACTGTCGTCGGTGCCACCGGAGAAGGCGGGCATGGCGGGCGGGGCGGTGAACACCTTCAGGCAGCTCGGTTACGCACTGGGCGTGGCCGCCTTCGGCACCGTCGTGACCAGCGGAATGACCGACTCGCTGCGGGCCTCGACGCACGACCCGGCGGGCGCCGCCCACACGCTGGCGGGCGGCGCGGCCTCCGCGCTGCGCGGGAGCGTCCCCGAAGGCGCGCTGCGCTCGGCCTTCGCCTCGGGTCTCAACGGCGCCGCGCTGGTGGCGGGGATCGTGGGCATCGTGGGCGGTGCGGCCGTCCTGCTGCTCATGCGGCCTTCGGGCGGAGGCGCCCGGGGCAGGGCTGCCGGGGGTGCGACTTCCGGGGGCGCGACTTCCGGGAGCGCGACTTCCGGGAGCGCGACTTCCGGGAGCGCGACTTCCGGAGTACGGCTGTGA
- a CDS encoding Lrp/AsnC family transcriptional regulator, with product MEFDTLDLRLMHALEVDARAPFSRFAEVLGVSDQTVARRYRRLRTGAGVKVVGVVDRPRLGEDSWILRLRCTPDAAGPIARSLARRSDTSWIGLTSGGTEVVCTTRSSTTEARDELLLGKLPRTPSIVEIQAHQYLHRFYGGPSGWLGKSGALTEDEVARLRPEPGAYEAPVRPLPEDEPLLAALRADGRASVAELQQRTGASESAVRRRLDQLVGSGTVYLDVQYDGPSFGFGVSALLWITAAPSALDSVGRALAGHREIAHAAAVAGPCNLTAVLVCADSHEVYRYLSETLGRLEGVQHVECAPTLRQVKQLTYEEPRIP from the coding sequence ATGGAATTCGACACTCTCGATCTGCGGCTGATGCACGCCCTGGAGGTCGACGCCCGCGCCCCCTTCAGCAGGTTCGCCGAGGTGCTCGGCGTCTCCGACCAGACGGTCGCCAGGCGCTACCGCCGCCTGCGGACCGGAGCGGGGGTCAAGGTCGTCGGAGTCGTCGACAGGCCGCGCCTGGGCGAGGACAGCTGGATCCTGCGGCTGCGCTGCACCCCCGACGCGGCGGGCCCCATCGCCCGCTCACTCGCGCGCCGGAGTGACACCTCCTGGATCGGCCTCACCTCGGGCGGCACGGAAGTGGTCTGCACGACTCGGTCCAGCACCACGGAGGCCAGGGACGAGTTGCTGCTCGGCAAGTTGCCCCGTACGCCCAGCATCGTGGAGATCCAGGCCCACCAGTACCTGCACCGGTTCTACGGCGGGCCGTCCGGCTGGCTCGGCAAGTCGGGCGCGCTCACCGAAGACGAGGTGGCGCGGCTGCGTCCAGAGCCGGGCGCGTACGAAGCGCCGGTGAGGCCGCTGCCCGAGGACGAGCCGCTCCTCGCGGCCCTGCGGGCCGACGGCCGCGCGAGCGTCGCTGAGCTCCAGCAGCGCACCGGCGCCTCCGAGTCAGCCGTACGCCGCAGACTGGACCAGCTCGTCGGCTCCGGCACGGTCTACCTGGATGTGCAGTACGACGGCCCGAGCTTCGGTTTCGGGGTCTCCGCCCTCCTGTGGATCACGGCCGCGCCCTCCGCTCTGGACTCGGTGGGCCGAGCCCTCGCCGGCCACCGCGAGATCGCCCACGCGGCGGCCGTCGCCGGTCCCTGCAACCTCACCGCCGTACTGGTCTGCGCCGACAGCCACGAGGTGTACCGCTACCTGAGTGAGACCCTGGGCCGTCTCGAAGGGGTCCAGCACGTGGAGTGCGCCCCGACGCTCCGGCAGGTCAAACAGCTCACCTACGAAGAGCCGCGAATCCCCTGA